From Glycine soja cultivar W05 chromosome 4, ASM419377v2, whole genome shotgun sequence, the proteins below share one genomic window:
- the LOC114409893 gene encoding protein FAR1-RELATED SEQUENCE 11-like, protein MGEGSTSTRDMSTDKINVDLNEYPIEDISLENGYSGTVSEHFDHDIVANDVLEVEEIETYEKENIVSSSQNIEINEFAEEVDRDETYNETNIVPFVGQIFLSEEEAFAFYKRYAYQHGFSVRKGRFIKRNGIMRRRDFFCHREGRSSLKIIEPLKEQRNRESTRCECKAYLRISLQKSHDIFPSEWRVTKFVVEHNHVLLTQSEVRFLPANRTISEDDIERIFLLKEGGLSVRQLMRVIELEKNVKHGYLPFIERDIRNLFVKTKKKVERNDAKDLLKYCEDAKKSCSKFQYAYTLDEERRLEHIFWSPASCSDWYQKYGDVVVFDTTYKVNSYEMPFGIFVGMNSHGKTVLFGCALLRNETISAFRWLMKTFISLMKKPPKTILTDQDPWMKEAISKDLPSTKHSFCIWHITFKFSSWFNAILRDKYSKWCSDFYELYKLETCEEFEHQWPKVVAKYNLQSNKHVKGLYEIRNYWALAYLRDHFFGGMTTTGRSESINAFIKRFINSHTSLSDFTKQVDVAIDDIKQKEDHDIMLEKCKRINLKLMSPLQEQAHGVLTRFAFQKFQEEFERSTQYSIHHENGNEFVLRYYKDANSRKHMVFWDGKIATCSCKYFEFWGILCRHILSIFLHKDCHEIPSNYLPSRWRLQTSHDDDEVDPQQVNVVFEEQVDVVHCPPPSKTKGRPKRRRLKGGKELSHNMNTCGLCKDVGHNIVTCPLKENTQFSGHTNKKKKICKDANLNPILLPKV, encoded by the exons ATGGGGGAAGGTAGTACTAGTACTAGAGATATGAGCACCgataaaataaatgttgattTAAATGAATATCCAATTGAAGATATTTCTTTAGAGAATGGTTATTCAGGAACAGTTAGTGAACATTTTGATCATGATATTGTGGCAAATGATGTATTAGAAGTTGAGGAAATTGAAACTTatgagaaagaaaatattgtgtCTTCTAGTCAGAATATTGAGATAAATGAATTTGCAGAAGAAGTTGATAGAGATGAAACTTATAATGAGACAAATATTGTTCCTTTTGTTGGTCAAATTTTTCTTAGCGAGGAAGAAGCATTTGCATTTTATAAGAGGTATGCATATCAGCATGGGTTCTCTGTTCGAAAAGGTAGATTCATCAAACGAAATGGAATTATGAGGAGGCGTGATTTTTTTTGCCATCGTGAAGGTAGAAGCTCGTTGAAAATCATAGAACCATTAAAAGAACAGAGAAACAGAGAATCAACAAGGTGTGAATGTAAAGCTTATTTAAGAATTTCATTGCAGAAGTCTCATGATATATTTCCAAGTGAGTGGCGAGTTACAAAGTTTGTTGTTGAACATAACCATGTTTTGCTAACCCAATCAGAAGTGCGTTTTTTACCGGCTAACCGAACTATCTCTGAAGATGATATTGAACGCATTTTCTTGTTAAAAGAAGGGGGGCTTTCAGTTAGACAATTGATGCGTGTCATAGAATTAGAGAAAAATGTGAAGCATGGTTATCTTCCATTTATTGAAAGGGACATTCGTAATCTTTTTGTGAAAACCAAGAAAAaagttgaaagaaatgatgCCAAAGATCTTCTCAAGTACTGTGAGGATGCAAAAAAGAGTTGCTCTAAATTTCAGTATGCATATACACTTGATGAAGAGAGAAGGTTAGAGCATATTTTTTGGTCTCCTGCTTCTTGCTCTGATTGGTACCAAAAATATGgtgatgttgttgtgtttgataCTACATACAAGGTCAATTCTTATGAAATGCCATTTGGGATTTTTGTGGGTATGAATAGTCATGGGAAGACTGTACTTTTTGGTTGTGCACTCTTACGAAATGAAACAATATCTGCATTTCGTTGGTTAATGAAG ACTTTTATATCTTTGATGAAGAAGCCACCAAAGACTATACTAACGGATCAAGATCCATGGATGAAAGAAGCAATTTCAAAAGACTTGCCATCAACAAAACATAGTTTTTGCATATGGCACATCACTTTTAAGTTTAGTAGTTGGTTTAATGCTATACTTCGGGACAAATATTCAAAATGGTGTTCTGATTTTTACGAGTTGTATAAATTGGAGACATGTGAAGAATTTGAGCATCAATGGCCAAAAGTTGTTGCTAAGTATAACTTGCAGTCAAATAAACATGtgaaaggattgtatgaaatcAGGAATTACTGGGCACTCGCTTATCTTCGTGACCATTTCTTTGGTGGGATGACAACTACCGGAAGATCAGAGAGTATTAATGCATTTATTAAAAGATTTATAAATTCTCACACAAGTTTAAGTGACTTTACAAAGCAG gtTGATGTAGCGATTGATGATATTAAGCAAAAAGAAGACCatgacataatgttagaaaaGTGCAAAAGAATTAACTTGAAGCTTATGTCACCCTTGCAAGAGCAAGCTCATGGTGTTCTTACAAGATTTGCTTTTCAGAAGTTTCAAGAGGAGTTTGAAAGGTCCACCCAATATTCAATTCATCATGAAAATGGTAATGAATTTGTGTTGCGGTATTATAAAGATGCTAATAGTAGAAAACACATGGTCTTTTGGGATGGTAAAATAGCTACATGTAGTTGCAAGTATTTTGAGTTTTGGGGTATATTATGTCGTCACATTCTCAGTATTTTTCTTCATAAAGATTGTCATGAAATCCCTTCTAACTACTTGCCATCACGATGGCGGCTTCAAACATCACATGACGATGATGAAGTAGATCCCCAACAAGTCAATGTTGTCTTTGAGGAACAAGTCGATGTTGTTCACTGTCCTCCACCTTCCAAAACAAAAGGTCGTCCCAAACGAAGACGTCTTAAAGGTGGAAAAGAGCTATCACATAACATGAATACTTGTGGATTGTGCAAAGATGTAGGACATAATATTGTTACATGTCCTCTAAAAGAAAATACTCAATTTTCTGGTCAcacaaacaagaagaaaaaaatttgtaaagatGCAAATTTAAATCCAATTCTTCTTCCAAAAGTTTAG
- the LOC114409891 gene encoding protein-L-isoaspartate O-methyltransferase 1-like: protein MTRACEEKSLKRKSEKKKKMRVQYHYYPFPSLAYGCSYCYAYATTKLKPTHSLSLTLSNHRRISASQPHSSTFSIITNLFFFQNPNFITGNTLFLRMQRFCSVSGLSKNKALVERLQRYGVITSSKVAEVMETVDRALFVPDGAAPYDDSPMAIGYNATISAPHMHAMCLQLLEENLQPGMHALDVGSGTGYLTACFALMVGPQGRAVGVEHIPELVSFSIENIQKSAAAAQLKDGSLSVHAGDGRQGWPEFAPYDAIHVGAAAPEIPQPLIDQLKPGGRMVIPVGNIFQDLKVVDKNSDGSISVRTETSVRYVPLTSREAQLRGY, encoded by the exons ATGACGAGAGCGTGTGAAGAGAAAAGCCTGAAAAGAAAGAgcgagaaaaagaagaaaatgagggTGCAGTACCACTACTACCCTTTCCCTTCTCTGGCGTATGGTTGCAGCTACTGTTATGCTTATGCGACTACTAAATTAAAACCTACTCACTCACTCTCTCTAACACTCTCCAACCACCGTCGCATTTCTGCGTCACAACCTCACTCTTCCACCTTCTCCATCATCACCaacctcttcttcttccaaaaCCCTAATTTCATCACGGGGAACACTCTCTTCCTCAGGATGCAG AGATTTTGCTCAGTAAGTGGCTTAAGTAAGAACAAAGCACTGGTGGAGAGGTTGCAGCGCTATGGAGTGATCACATCAAGTAAGGTGGCTGAAGTGATGGAGACAGTTGATAGAGCCTTGTTTGTACCAGATGGAGCTGCACCTTATGATGACAGCCCCATGGCCATAGGGTACAATGCCACTATCTCTGCGCCGCATATGCATGCCATGTGTCTTCAGTTGCTTGAGGAGAATTTGCAGCCTGGGATGCATGCTCTGGATGTTGGCTCTG GAACGGGGTACCTGACTGCATGCTTTGCCTTGATGGTTGGGCCCCAAGGCCGTGCTGTTGGTGTGGAGCATATTCCTGAGTTGGTGTCTTTTTCAATAGAGAATATTCAGAAAAGTGCTGCAGCTGCACAATTGAAAGATGGTTCCCTTTCTGTCCATGCTGGTG ATGGAAGGCAAGGTTGGCCAGAGTTTGCCCCTTATGATGCCATTCACGTTGGAGCAGCAGCACCAGAAATTCCCCAACCACTTATTGACCAGTTGAAGCCTGGAGGGAGAATGGTGATTCCTGTCGGAAACATATTCCAAGATTTAAAGGTGGTGGATAAGAATTCTGATGGTTCTATCAGTGTCCGCACTGAGACATCTGTTCGTTATGTACCCCTCACCAGTCGAGAAGCTCAACTGCGAGGTTACTAA